One genomic segment of Rivularia sp. PCC 7116 includes these proteins:
- a CDS encoding HD domain-containing protein, translated as METKGDLPLSFLKDKNTLPIIEAYFEFVQLKQLYRQGWLNQGISPQNCESVAEHSFCVALLALFLADQYSIKVDSARVIKMALIHDLGEVYAGDFTPTDNIDKNQKYQLEKQSVVKVLGKLRNGHEWIALWEEYEQGESAESQFVRQLDKLEMALQASVYEHQNNLNLSVFFASANRSLSSVELKFIFSNLELLRVS; from the coding sequence ATGGAAACAAAAGGCGATTTACCCCTTAGTTTTTTAAAAGATAAAAATACATTACCAATCATTGAAGCATATTTTGAATTTGTTCAACTTAAACAGCTTTATCGTCAAGGTTGGCTGAATCAAGGTATATCACCTCAAAACTGTGAAAGCGTTGCAGAACATTCTTTTTGTGTAGCTTTGTTAGCTTTATTTTTAGCAGACCAATATTCAATCAAAGTAGATAGCGCCAGAGTAATTAAAATGGCATTAATTCACGATTTAGGAGAAGTATATGCCGGAGACTTTACCCCCACAGATAATATTGATAAAAATCAGAAGTATCAATTAGAGAAACAATCTGTCGTCAAAGTTTTAGGAAAACTTCGCAATGGGCATGAGTGGATTGCGTTATGGGAAGAATACGAACAAGGTGAATCAGCAGAATCGCAATTTGTTAGACAGCTTGATAAATTAGAAATGGCTTTACAGGCTAGTGTTTACGAGCATCAAAACAATCTAAATTTATCTGTGTTTTTTGCTTCAGCTAATCGCAGTTTATCTTCAGTCGAATTAAAGTTTATATTTAGTAATTTAGAATTATTGAGAGTTTCATAA
- a CDS encoding SDR family NAD(P)-dependent oxidoreductase — protein MQSVVVTGVSTGIGWGALKVLSSKGIHIFGSVRKSEDAERLSTEFGDSFTPLRLDVTDEKSVGEAAEQVREQINGNNLLGLVNNAGIAIGGPLMHQSIADFRKQIEVNLTGQLIVTQAFLPLLGTDSTFQGKPGRIINISSVSGKITPPFLGAYSASKCGLEAISEALRRELNIYGIDVIIIGPGSIATPIWDKAEKMDFSQYENTIFAASIQKFLDFALKKGRSGYPVEAVGELIWKTLTVAKPRVRYPIVPNHFLNWTIARLLPKRVVDNIIAKQLGLNRD, from the coding sequence ATGCAAAGTGTTGTTGTGACTGGTGTTTCTACAGGCATCGGTTGGGGTGCGTTGAAAGTACTAAGCAGTAAAGGTATTCATATATTTGGTAGCGTTCGGAAGTCGGAAGATGCAGAACGTTTATCTACTGAATTTGGCGACAGTTTTACACCTTTAAGACTTGATGTTACTGACGAAAAATCTGTAGGTGAAGCTGCGGAACAAGTTCGCGAGCAAATTAATGGTAATAACTTGCTTGGTTTGGTTAATAATGCTGGAATTGCCATCGGTGGTCCATTAATGCATCAATCTATTGCCGATTTTAGAAAACAAATCGAGGTCAATTTAACTGGACAACTAATTGTGACTCAGGCTTTTTTACCTTTATTGGGGACTGATTCTACTTTCCAAGGAAAACCGGGAAGAATTATTAATATCAGTTCTGTTAGTGGAAAAATTACGCCACCATTTCTTGGCGCTTATAGCGCATCTAAGTGTGGATTAGAAGCAATTTCTGAAGCGTTACGTCGCGAACTAAATATTTATGGGATAGATGTAATTATAATTGGACCGGGTTCCATAGCCACACCAATTTGGGATAAGGCGGAAAAGATGGATTTTTCTCAATATGAAAATACTATATTTGCAGCTTCAATTCAAAAGTTTCTCGATTTCGCATTGAAAAAAGGACGTTCCGGTTATCCTGTAGAAGCCGTAGGAGAATTAATTTGGAAGACTTTGACTGTTGCAAAACCTCGGGTTCGCTATCCTATTGTTCCCAATCATTTCTTGAATTGGACGATTGCAAGATTGCTTCCCAAACGAGTTGTAGATAATATCATTGCCAAGCAACTTGGTTTAAACCGCGATTAA
- the ttcA gene encoding tRNA 2-thiocytidine(32) synthetase TtcA, whose product MQTTQIDSRKLEQKLRAKVGQAIGDYNMIENGDRVMVCLSGGKDSYTMLDILLTLQRKAPIDFEILAVNLDQKQPGFPEHILPEYLQSLGVPYRIVEEDTYSRVKRIIPEGKTMCSLCSRLRRGILYRVAREESATKVALGHHRDDIVETLFLNMFHSRSLKAMPPKLKSDDGENTVIRPLAYCSEEEIQSYACMKKFPIIPCNLCGSQENLQRVKIKQMLQSWEKENPGRIDSLFGSLQNVVPSHLADTKLFEF is encoded by the coding sequence ATGCAAACAACGCAAATTGACTCAAGAAAGCTAGAACAGAAACTGCGTGCAAAAGTTGGACAAGCAATCGGCGATTACAACATGATTGAAAATGGCGATCGCGTCATGGTTTGTCTTTCTGGTGGCAAGGATTCCTACACGATGCTCGATATTTTATTAACTCTGCAACGTAAAGCACCAATAGATTTTGAGATTCTAGCTGTCAATCTCGACCAAAAACAACCCGGTTTCCCCGAACATATCTTGCCGGAATATTTGCAATCTTTGGGGGTTCCCTACCGCATCGTGGAAGAAGATACTTACAGTAGGGTAAAAAGAATTATTCCTGAAGGTAAGACAATGTGTAGCTTGTGTTCGCGGTTGCGACGAGGTATCTTATATCGAGTTGCGAGGGAAGAAAGTGCCACTAAAGTTGCTTTGGGACATCATCGCGATGATATTGTAGAAACTTTGTTTCTAAACATGTTTCATTCCCGAAGTCTTAAAGCCATGCCACCAAAACTCAAAAGTGACGATGGGGAAAATACAGTAATTCGCCCTTTGGCATATTGTTCGGAAGAGGAAATTCAATCTTATGCATGTATGAAAAAATTTCCGATTATTCCCTGCAATCTTTGTGGCTCCCAAGAAAATCTACAGCGAGTCAAAATCAAGCAAATGTTACAAAGTTGGGAAAAAGAAAATCCCGGTAGAATTGATAGTTTATTTGGCAGCCTGCAAAATGTTGTTCCTTCTCACCTTGCCGATACTAAATTATTTGAGTTTTGA
- a CDS encoding nucleoside triphosphate pyrophosphohydrolase family protein yields MDADKYQERVFEFGIYPNKGNNWVYPCIGLAGETGEVSELIKRVIRDRNSILDEESREKLKLELGDVAWYVAVLAKELGLSFNDVLEANIQKLENRRAKGTLKGSGDNR; encoded by the coding sequence ATGGATGCTGACAAATACCAGGAACGGGTTTTTGAATTTGGCATATATCCCAATAAAGGAAACAACTGGGTATATCCATGCATAGGGTTAGCGGGTGAAACGGGAGAAGTTTCGGAATTAATCAAGCGAGTTATTCGCGATCGCAATTCTATTCTTGATGAAGAATCTCGTGAAAAACTAAAGCTAGAATTAGGCGATGTCGCTTGGTATGTCGCTGTTTTAGCTAAGGAATTAGGATTGAGTTTTAACGATGTTTTAGAAGCGAATATCCAAAAGCTGGAAAATCGCAGAGCAAAAGGAACTTTGAAAGGTAGTGGTGACAATCGATAA
- a CDS encoding EAL domain-containing protein has translation MLDKPDDLVDEYKGVILVVDDTPNNLNVLFSYLRAAGFKVLVAQTGKNALKSAEYSKPDLILLDILMSGIDGFEICRQLKSNSVTKDIPVIFMTGLSDSINKVRGFELGAVDYVTKPIQKEELIARIQTHINMEKLRNSLVKQNAMLQQQAEQEKLLSQLSERIRDSLDVNFVIKTAAKEILQYLKCDRVLISRLDNLYSYIEQQVVQPGISEIPQDNIAHKYFIKDREEKALFLRGEIKAIDDIEASNLDSLSLNNLQHFQVKAALTIPILFKSDETDGVLAPRTFFLWGFLTVHQCSTTRQWKSEEIQFIQRLVNQLAIGIQQGRLCNQLSTANKELKQLALCDSLTKVYNRRFFDEKLIQEWNRLRRIPSPLSIIMCDVDCFKSYNDTYGHHAGDKCLRMIADAIANTAKRPADCVARYGGGAFVIILPYTPARGALKVAEAIRNKIKELNIPHTSSSVSSAVTVSMGIAGSIPNSDDNPVLLVEAADHALYLAKAQGRNREQIYIHDIAREKSRKNSQLLWVKKLRKALDENKFCLYTQPIVPLNKDNDKIHYEVLIRLIDDNGKVLFPEEFLEVANLYSMMPRIDLWVIDNLFNYLSNAKFSNWDNICFSINISGASLNDNQFLKYLYQKFLESSFPPHIFCFEITETIAINNLSQASKFIKSLKSLGCSFALDDFGKGMSSLTYLKNLPVDYLKIDGSFIREIHTEPVTKAMVQAINYLADAIGVKTIAEFAENQEIVNILQELKIDYAQGYFFGKPSLIDSTAFPILKAAC, from the coding sequence ATGCTCGATAAGCCAGATGATCTAGTGGATGAATATAAGGGAGTTATTTTAGTCGTTGATGACACTCCTAATAATTTAAACGTTTTATTTAGTTATTTGCGTGCGGCTGGATTTAAAGTATTAGTAGCTCAAACCGGAAAAAATGCTCTTAAAAGTGCAGAATATAGTAAACCAGATTTAATTTTGCTGGATATTTTGATGTCTGGTATAGATGGTTTTGAAATCTGCCGACAGTTAAAAAGTAATTCCGTCACTAAAGATATTCCCGTAATATTTATGACTGGCTTGTCAGATAGTATTAATAAAGTGCGTGGATTTGAATTGGGAGCAGTTGACTACGTAACCAAACCAATTCAGAAAGAAGAATTGATTGCTCGGATTCAAACCCATATCAATATGGAGAAATTGCGTAACAGTTTGGTTAAGCAAAACGCTATGTTACAGCAGCAAGCAGAGCAAGAAAAACTCTTGTCTCAACTTTCCGAGCGCATTCGTGATTCCTTAGACGTTAATTTTGTTATTAAAACTGCTGCCAAAGAAATTTTGCAATATTTAAAATGCGATCGCGTTCTTATCAGTCGTTTGGATAATCTTTATAGTTATATAGAGCAACAAGTTGTTCAGCCTGGAATATCAGAAATACCGCAAGATAACATTGCTCATAAATATTTTATTAAAGATAGAGAAGAAAAGGCTCTATTTCTCCGGGGTGAAATTAAAGCAATAGATGATATTGAGGCATCAAATTTAGATAGTTTATCTTTGAATAATTTACAGCACTTTCAAGTGAAAGCTGCTTTAACGATACCCATACTTTTCAAAAGTGATGAAACTGACGGAGTATTAGCGCCTCGAACTTTTTTCTTATGGGGATTTCTCACAGTACATCAATGCAGCACAACCAGACAATGGAAATCAGAAGAAATTCAATTTATCCAACGTTTGGTAAATCAATTAGCAATTGGAATTCAACAAGGAAGGTTATGCAATCAGCTTAGTACAGCCAATAAAGAATTAAAACAGCTGGCTTTGTGTGATTCCCTGACTAAAGTTTACAACCGTCGCTTCTTCGATGAAAAGCTAATTCAAGAGTGGAATCGTTTACGTCGCATTCCTTCACCGTTATCTATAATTATGTGCGACGTTGACTGTTTTAAGTCTTATAACGATACTTATGGGCACCATGCAGGAGACAAATGTTTGCGAATGATTGCGGATGCGATTGCAAATACCGCAAAACGTCCGGCTGATTGCGTTGCCAGATATGGTGGCGGGGCATTCGTAATTATTTTGCCTTATACTCCAGCTAGAGGTGCTTTAAAAGTTGCAGAAGCGATAAGAAATAAAATAAAAGAATTAAACATTCCTCATACAAGTTCTTCTGTATCTTCAGCAGTGACAGTCAGTATGGGGATTGCTGGTTCTATTCCTAATAGCGATGATAATCCCGTGTTATTAGTAGAAGCTGCCGATCATGCTTTATATTTAGCGAAAGCACAAGGGCGTAATAGGGAACAAATATATATTCATGATATAGCCAGAGAAAAATCGAGAAAGAATTCCCAGCTATTATGGGTGAAAAAATTACGTAAAGCATTAGACGAAAATAAATTTTGTTTATACACTCAGCCCATTGTTCCTTTAAACAAAGACAACGATAAAATACACTATGAAGTGTTGATTCGACTAATAGATGATAACGGTAAGGTTCTGTTTCCAGAAGAATTTTTGGAAGTCGCGAACCTTTATTCAATGATGCCTAGAATTGATTTGTGGGTAATTGATAATTTATTCAATTATTTGAGCAATGCTAAGTTTTCAAATTGGGATAATATCTGTTTCTCTATCAATATTTCTGGTGCATCTCTGAATGACAACCAGTTTCTGAAATACTTGTATCAAAAGTTCTTGGAATCTAGCTTTCCTCCGCATATATTCTGTTTTGAAATTACAGAAACTATCGCGATTAATAATTTGTCTCAAGCTTCTAAGTTTATCAAGTCTCTTAAGTCTTTAGGATGTAGCTTCGCTCTGGATGACTTTGGTAAAGGAATGTCCTCGCTAACATATTTGAAAAATCTTCCTGTAGACTATTTAAAAATTGACGGCTCATTTATTAGAGAAATTCATACAGAACCAGTTACCAAAGCAATGGTGCAGGCTATCAATTATTTAGCCGATGCAATTGGAGTTAAAACAATCGCAGAATTTGCAGAAAACCAAGAGATTGTCAATATTTTACAAGAATTAAAAATTGATTACGCTCAGGGTTATTTCTTTGGTAAACCAAGTTTAATTGATTCTACTGCTTTTCCCATTTTGAAAGCTGCTTGTTGA
- a CDS encoding PAS domain S-box protein, translating to MSNEENVKLFVVGIGASAGGLQAIEEFFQNMPNDSGAAFVIVQHLSPNFKSLMKEILQRHTRMEIYRVTDGMELAPNSIYLIPADKNLILEDGSLHLVKREDQKHVKPNFPIDLFFKSLAQNYGEHAIGVVLSGTGSDGSIGLQAINEAKGIVLVQEPSTAEFDGMPLSAIAILNLQHLPQRNLNGINQVASPAELAELIHTYLISPVSIKQEYINSYLGLDDKKLSQITDILSQYQQVDFSFYKRSTLSRRIHRRSSAQYCNKIEEYITILQKSDKEKQALFQDLSITVTSFFRDKGAWEYLSQKVIPDLIEKTQPDEELRFWVSACATGEEAYSLAIVVDEALEKSQKQLRVKIFTTDINEEALEKAAIGIYSKDIVGSISPQRLEKYFIPRQDSYQVKRKLRDMLIFAAHDLTKDVGFTRINLVTCRNMLIYLQSELQRRVLQNIHFSLKNKGILFLGDSEHLGDLEDEFVPIIRKHKIYYKRRDVTLNMPIFSVEKPDKYTKYPSSNISYKNKPTKREFMLEKVLKAFLNDKKATCLIVDKNNQVVEIFEDLAGVLRIPIGKLSSDITQLVLPSLKLPLNTALYRIRKEKESVVYKGIKLAEENNVRTIQLKVDLYEDSKVADDLLMVNFQEQDTSVNFTPEEDFQPDSQASERINHLEYQLKQAEESFQTLVEELESIDEEHQAANEELTASNEELQSTNEELHSVNQELYTVNSEYQLKIHELIELNEDMNNLLRSTNIGVVFLDKQLRIRKFTPAATIAVNLIETDINRPLRHLSHNLDCVNFIEIIQEATQNEESFDLEVKLADFDRYLLMRINPYIKDNGTLDGIVLTFIDINEIKTAQNQLQETLNTLQYVNNKLNQKQAEFEAIFSSLPDALIFTDKARNIRMLNPGFTNLFGYQAEELIGKSPESLYANLEDYHDHKIYIDTETIDSQTTSDQITPDSQTTSDKITPLEINFRRSNQDVFVSETFKTPVRDKQGNIFGFLKLIRDISYRKQAEADLRDSEERFRSLYLRTPVMLHSIDKDGRILDVSNYWLDKLGYQREEVIGKRFIQFLTLESRNEARGILPEFFRNGSCWDINYQFLPKNGEVIETLLSAVADKNEAGEIIRTLAVMIDITERKKAEAALRESEARFKNMADSAPVLIWMSDAKGKAIFLNKAWLELTGISLEQQLGDAWLESIHEEDLQQDSWYKNLSNLNKQSQPIEIQFRIRGSDGQYYWMLGKEVPRFSQQGEIIGYIGSCIDITEIRNAKEQLYRANYQLEKNTIQLSRAKEAAETTNQAKSSFIAHMSHELRTPLNGILGFAQILQADDTLNREQQNKIDIIHQSGEHLLTLLNDILNLSKIEAEQLELELKDISFPLFLEKIISIINVRAQQKNITFNYRPSSRLPAVIRADETRLRQVLLNLLGNAVKFTHDGEVNFYVSKLENNEVKDNSGCLIQFKIEDTGIGIPQNKTKEIFLPFHQLKNDDSLNEGSGLGLSISQKIVNLMGGKIQVESTTQKGSTFYFDLHFSEIEDIQHFKDFNLELHPIGIKGKQPKILVVDDNKINRAVVVSYLQQLGFEISEANNGKQALETVKNLKPDLVLLDLVMPIMDGFETTKALKSNPQFKDLPIIAISANAMFDAQLSSYRIGCNAFLSKPVDLKILIKSIAQFIDIEWVYPELPKSLLLTDKNQPQQITSSQDVGENEALIPPPKEQVKGLIHLTQIGDIEAIIQKVEYLENLDTKYLPFIKKVCELAQSFQQHKLQKFLEDFLK from the coding sequence TTGTCTAACGAGGAGAATGTTAAATTGTTTGTTGTAGGAATTGGTGCATCTGCTGGTGGTTTACAGGCAATTGAAGAATTCTTTCAAAATATGCCTAATGATAGTGGCGCTGCGTTCGTAATCGTGCAGCATCTTTCTCCTAATTTCAAGAGTTTGATGAAGGAGATATTGCAGCGACATACCCGGATGGAAATTTATAGAGTTACAGATGGTATGGAGTTAGCTCCTAATTCTATTTATTTAATTCCAGCAGATAAAAATTTGATTTTAGAAGATGGAAGCTTACATTTAGTCAAGCGAGAAGATCAAAAGCATGTAAAACCTAATTTTCCCATTGATTTATTTTTTAAGTCTTTAGCACAAAATTATGGGGAACATGCAATTGGGGTGGTTTTGTCGGGTACGGGAAGTGATGGTTCAATTGGTTTACAAGCAATCAATGAAGCTAAGGGTATTGTTTTAGTTCAAGAACCTTCTACTGCTGAATTTGATGGTATGCCCTTAAGCGCGATCGCAATATTGAATTTGCAACATTTGCCTCAAAGAAACTTAAATGGAATCAATCAAGTTGCTTCCCCTGCTGAATTAGCAGAATTAATTCATACCTACCTGATTTCACCTGTATCAATCAAGCAGGAATATATCAATTCTTATTTGGGTTTAGATGATAAAAAACTCAGTCAAATTACTGATATATTATCTCAATACCAACAAGTTGATTTCTCGTTCTATAAACGCAGTACTTTATCGAGACGTATCCATCGCCGTAGTTCCGCTCAATACTGTAATAAGATTGAAGAATATATCACAATTTTGCAAAAGTCTGATAAAGAAAAGCAGGCTTTGTTTCAAGATTTATCTATTACTGTTACCAGCTTTTTTCGAGATAAAGGTGCTTGGGAATATTTGTCGCAGAAAGTTATCCCCGATTTAATTGAAAAAACTCAGCCGGATGAAGAATTAAGATTTTGGGTAAGCGCATGTGCTACAGGGGAAGAAGCATATTCTTTAGCTATTGTAGTTGATGAAGCTTTAGAAAAATCGCAAAAGCAGTTGAGAGTAAAAATATTTACTACAGATATTAATGAAGAAGCTTTAGAAAAAGCTGCAATTGGTATTTATTCTAAAGATATTGTAGGTAGTATTAGTCCTCAAAGGTTAGAGAAATACTTTATTCCCAGGCAAGATTCATATCAAGTAAAGCGAAAACTGCGAGACATGTTGATTTTCGCCGCTCATGATTTAACTAAAGATGTAGGTTTTACGAGGATAAATTTAGTTACTTGTCGCAATATGTTAATTTATTTGCAGTCAGAATTACAGCGTAGAGTGCTGCAAAATATACATTTTTCGCTTAAAAATAAAGGGATTTTATTTCTGGGAGATTCCGAACATTTAGGCGATTTAGAAGATGAATTTGTGCCGATAATCAGGAAGCATAAAATATATTATAAGCGAAGAGACGTAACTTTAAATATGCCGATATTTTCGGTAGAGAAGCCAGATAAATATACTAAGTATCCTAGTTCCAATATATCATATAAAAACAAACCCACAAAAAGAGAATTCATGCTAGAAAAGGTATTAAAAGCCTTTTTGAATGATAAAAAAGCTACTTGTTTAATTGTAGATAAAAATAATCAGGTAGTAGAAATATTTGAGGATTTAGCAGGGGTTTTAAGAATACCTATAGGAAAATTAAGTAGCGATATAACTCAACTTGTATTGCCTTCGTTGAAATTACCTTTAAATACAGCTTTATACAGAATACGTAAAGAGAAAGAAAGCGTTGTTTATAAAGGTATAAAGCTCGCTGAAGAGAATAATGTTCGCACGATACAATTAAAAGTAGATTTGTATGAAGATAGTAAAGTTGCCGATGATTTATTGATGGTAAATTTTCAAGAGCAAGATACATCAGTTAACTTTACACCAGAAGAAGATTTTCAACCAGATTCTCAAGCTTCTGAGCGAATTAACCATCTAGAATACCAATTAAAGCAGGCTGAAGAAAGTTTCCAAACTTTGGTTGAAGAATTAGAATCTATTGACGAAGAACATCAAGCTGCAAACGAAGAGTTAACTGCTTCTAATGAAGAGTTACAAAGTACTAATGAAGAACTACATTCAGTAAACCAAGAACTATATACAGTTAATTCCGAATACCAGTTAAAGATACACGAATTAATTGAACTGAACGAAGATATGAATAATTTACTCCGAAGCACAAATATCGGAGTAGTATTTTTAGATAAACAGCTAAGAATCCGGAAATTTACTCCTGCTGCCACTATTGCGGTAAATCTTATAGAAACTGATATTAATCGCCCATTAAGACACCTCAGTCATAATCTTGATTGTGTTAATTTTATTGAAATTATTCAGGAAGCTACTCAAAATGAGGAGTCATTTGATTTAGAAGTAAAGCTTGCAGATTTTGATAGATACTTGTTGATGCGAATAAATCCTTATATAAAAGATAACGGTACCTTAGATGGTATAGTACTTACTTTTATCGATATTAACGAAATAAAAACTGCTCAAAATCAGCTACAGGAAACTTTAAACACTCTACAATATGTCAACAATAAATTAAATCAAAAACAAGCTGAATTTGAAGCAATTTTTAGCTCTTTACCCGATGCCCTAATCTTCACAGACAAAGCTCGTAACATCAGAATGCTCAATCCTGGATTTACAAATTTATTTGGTTATCAAGCAGAAGAGTTGATAGGAAAAAGTCCTGAGAGTTTATACGCTAATTTAGAAGATTATCATGACCACAAAATATACATAGATACTGAAACAATTGATAGTCAAACCACATCCGATCAAATAACACCTGATAGTCAAACCACATCTGATAAAATAACACCATTAGAGATTAACTTCCGCCGCAGCAATCAAGATGTTTTTGTCAGCGAAACTTTCAAAACACCCGTAAGAGACAAGCAAGGTAATATTTTTGGCTTCTTAAAATTGATTAGAGATATCAGTTATCGGAAACAAGCTGAAGCTGATTTACGCGATAGCGAAGAAAGATTTCGCAGCTTATATTTAAGAACACCGGTGATGCTACATTCTATTGATAAAGATGGTAGAATACTCGATGTAAGTAATTACTGGCTTGATAAATTAGGTTATCAACGCGAGGAAGTTATCGGTAAAAGATTTATCCAATTCCTTACCTTAGAATCGCGTAATGAGGCACGAGGTATTTTACCTGAATTTTTCCGCAATGGTAGCTGTTGGGATATTAATTATCAATTTTTGCCCAAAAATGGAGAGGTGATTGAGACGCTTTTAAGCGCAGTTGCCGATAAAAATGAAGCGGGAGAGATAATACGTACTTTAGCGGTAATGATTGATATTACCGAGCGCAAAAAAGCCGAAGCCGCTTTACGGGAAAGCGAAGCTCGGTTTAAAAACATGGCTGATAGCGCTCCCGTACTTATATGGATGAGTGATGCTAAGGGCAAAGCAATATTTCTCAACAAAGCTTGGTTAGAATTGACTGGAATTAGTTTAGAGCAGCAGCTCGGTGATGCTTGGCTTGAAAGTATCCACGAAGAAGACTTACAGCAAGATTCATGGTATAAAAATTTATCTAATCTTAACAAACAAAGTCAACCAATTGAAATACAGTTCCGCATTCGAGGAAGTGACGGACAATATTATTGGATGTTAGGCAAAGAAGTTCCTCGCTTTAGTCAGCAAGGCGAAATAATTGGCTATATTGGTTCTTGCATTGATATTACCGAAATTAGAAACGCTAAAGAACAGCTGTATCGAGCTAACTATCAGTTAGAAAAAAATACCATACAGTTATCTCGTGCTAAAGAAGCAGCAGAAACCACCAACCAGGCAAAAAGTTCTTTTATCGCGCATATGAGTCATGAATTAAGAACTCCTCTAAATGGTATTTTAGGTTTCGCTCAAATCCTTCAAGCTGATGATACTTTGAATAGGGAACAACAGAATAAAATAGATATCATTCATCAATCCGGGGAGCATTTACTCACCTTACTCAATGATATTTTAAATTTATCAAAAATTGAAGCAGAACAATTAGAATTAGAACTGAAAGATATATCTTTTCCTTTATTTTTAGAAAAAATAATTTCTATTATTAATGTTCGCGCTCAGCAAAAAAATATCACTTTCAATTATCGACCATCATCTCGATTACCGGCTGTAATTAGAGCAGATGAAACTCGTTTAAGGCAAGTTTTGCTAAATTTACTGGGTAATGCCGTAAAATTTACTCACGATGGTGAAGTTAACTTTTACGTTAGTAAACTGGAAAATAACGAAGTAAAAGATAATAGTGGTTGTTTAATTCAATTCAAAATTGAAGATACAGGAATTGGTATCCCTCAAAATAAAACGAAGGAAATATTTTTACCATTTCATCAATTAAAGAATGATGATTCTTTAAACGAAGGTAGTGGATTGGGATTGAGTATTAGTCAAAAAATAGTAAATTTGATGGGTGGAAAAATTCAAGTAGAAAGCACCACTCAAAAAGGAAGCACCTTCTATTTTGACCTGCATTTTTCAGAAATAGAAGACATTCAACATTTTAAAGATTTTAACTTAGAATTACATCCCATAGGTATCAAAGGTAAACAGCCAAAAATTCTAGTTGTAGATGATAATAAAATTAATCGTGCTGTAGTTGTCAGCTACTTACAACAATTAGGGTTTGAAATTAGCGAGGCTAACAACGGAAAACAAGCTTTAGAGACAGTTAAAAATCTCAAACCTGATTTAGTTTTACTAGATTTAGTCATGCCAATTATGGATGGTTTTGAAACAACTAAAGCTTTGAAAAGTAATCCTCAGTTTAAAGATTTACCAATTATCGCTATTTCTGCTAACGCAATGTTTGATGCCCAACTTTCTAGCTATCGCATCGGATGTAATGCTTTTCTATCAAAACCTGTAGATTTAAAGATACTCATAAAATCCATAGCTCAATTTATCGACATCGAGTGGGTTTATCCCGAGTTGCCTAAATCACTGTTATTAACTGACAAAAATCAACCACAGCAAATAACTTCTAGCCAAGATGTTGGTGAGAATGAAGCCTTAATACCTCCACCAAAGGAGCAGGTAAAGGGACTCATACACTTAACTCAAATTGGAGACATTGAAGCGATTATTCAGAAAGTAGAGTATCTAGAAAATCTAGATACTAAGTATTTGCCATTTATTAAGAAAGTTTGCGAACTTGCTCAAAGCTTTCAGCAGCACAAATTACAAAAATTTTTGGAAGATTTCCTGAAATAA